A window of the Microvirga terrae genome harbors these coding sequences:
- a CDS encoding glycosyltransferase family 4 protein has product MRLLIATDAWRPQINGVVRSLEYMAVEAPRFGTEVVFLTPERFRSVPMPTYPEIRLSLVRPGSVAGILEEVQPTHVHIATEGPIGLATRLTCTRQGRAFTTSYHTRFPEYVAARTRIPEAWSYRALKRFHGAARAMMVSTPSLERDLAGRGFRNIMRWTRGVDTGLFRPRTERILDVAAPIFLYVGRVAVEKNLDAFLSLDLPGTKVVVGDGPARTGLERTYPEARFLGALTGEDLARVYASSDVFVFPSLTDTFGIVLIEALASGLPIAAFPVTGPLDVIGASGCGVLSPDLREAALGALAIPRERCRAYGETFTWQESARQFFSNIEKAHSDH; this is encoded by the coding sequence ATGCGCCTTCTGATCGCAACCGACGCCTGGCGGCCCCAGATCAACGGGGTCGTCCGCTCCCTGGAATACATGGCCGTGGAGGCGCCGCGCTTCGGCACGGAGGTCGTGTTCCTCACGCCCGAGCGCTTCCGCTCCGTCCCGATGCCGACCTATCCGGAGATCCGGCTCTCGCTGGTGAGGCCCGGATCCGTCGCCGGAATTCTTGAAGAGGTCCAGCCGACCCATGTCCACATCGCCACGGAAGGACCCATCGGGCTTGCGACCCGGCTGACCTGCACCCGCCAGGGGCGGGCTTTCACCACGAGCTACCACACGCGCTTCCCGGAATATGTCGCGGCCCGCACCCGAATCCCGGAGGCCTGGTCCTACAGGGCTCTGAAGCGCTTCCACGGGGCCGCCCGCGCCATGATGGTCAGCACGCCGTCCCTGGAGCGGGACCTGGCCGGGCGCGGCTTCAGGAACATCATGCGCTGGACGCGGGGCGTCGACACCGGCCTGTTCCGGCCCCGGACCGAGCGGATCCTGGACGTGGCCGCGCCCATCTTCCTCTATGTCGGGCGGGTCGCGGTGGAGAAGAACCTCGACGCCTTCCTGAGCCTCGACCTGCCCGGCACGAAGGTCGTCGTCGGGGACGGACCGGCCCGCACAGGGCTCGAACGGACCTATCCCGAAGCCCGGTTCCTCGGGGCTCTGACGGGCGAGGATCTGGCCCGGGTCTATGCGTCCTCGGACGTCTTCGTGTTCCCGAGCCTGACCGACACGTTCGGCATCGTGCTGATCGAGGCCCTCGCGTCCGGCCTGCCGATCGCGGCCTTTCCGGTCACCGGGCCGCTCGACGTGATCGGAGCCTCGGGCTGCGGCGTTCTCTCACCGGATCTGCGGGAGGCCGCACTCGGGGCCCTCGCGATCCCGCGGGAGCGGTGTCGGGCCTATGGCGAGACCTTCACCTGGCAGGAAAGCGCCCGGCAGTTCTTCTCCAATATCGAGAAAGCCCATTCCGATCACTAG
- a CDS encoding MFS transporter, with translation MHPLKALELRLGALQAASFTSHGIYLPFFPLWLQSKALSPTVIGLVVAIPIIVRILATAPLLSLADRSFGARRLLLASHLGQLVGFPLFLLVDSSVAIMVLVALVAVAQSCIIPGNDLVSTNAVQRHPGLSYGRIRGAGSVAFFITNIVGGYLVGAFGPEVVIVALTFIPVLGISATLLAVPKEAPEPAGPNDLPHETAPARLSRILWLVLIAGAVTQASHGALNAFGSIYWRSAGFSDEVIGYFWAAGVIAEILVFLYLGRHVGRSSGVGLILLGSAAAVIRFTIMALEPGVGVTVVLQTMHSLSFAATHIGTMAALAALAPVRARGRAQGVFGSLTALAIAASTIVSGMIYSEAGAGVFAAMAPLGAIGFVLMLVVVRLQKYQPQRAGSGG, from the coding sequence ATGCATCCGCTCAAAGCTCTCGAACTCCGCCTGGGCGCATTGCAGGCCGCCAGCTTCACCAGTCACGGAATCTATCTCCCGTTCTTCCCCCTGTGGCTGCAGAGCAAGGCGCTGTCCCCGACCGTCATCGGACTCGTGGTGGCCATCCCGATCATCGTACGGATCCTGGCGACCGCGCCGCTCCTGAGCCTGGCGGACCGGTCGTTCGGCGCAAGGCGCCTGCTTCTGGCCAGCCATCTCGGCCAGCTGGTCGGCTTTCCGCTGTTCCTGCTGGTCGACAGCAGCGTCGCGATCATGGTCCTGGTGGCCCTCGTCGCCGTCGCCCAGTCCTGCATCATCCCTGGCAACGACCTCGTCTCGACCAATGCGGTCCAGCGGCATCCCGGCCTGAGTTACGGCCGGATCAGGGGAGCCGGTTCCGTCGCGTTCTTCATCACCAACATCGTGGGCGGATATCTCGTGGGCGCCTTCGGGCCGGAGGTCGTGATCGTCGCCCTGACATTCATCCCGGTTCTGGGGATCTCCGCCACGCTCCTAGCCGTTCCGAAGGAGGCTCCCGAACCCGCGGGTCCGAACGACCTGCCGCACGAGACCGCTCCGGCCCGGCTCTCCCGGATCCTGTGGCTGGTGCTGATCGCCGGGGCCGTGACTCAGGCGAGCCACGGGGCGCTCAATGCCTTCGGCAGCATCTACTGGCGCTCCGCCGGCTTCTCGGACGAGGTGATCGGTTATTTCTGGGCCGCGGGAGTGATCGCCGAGATCCTGGTCTTCCTTTATCTGGGTCGCCATGTTGGGCGGAGTTCGGGCGTCGGACTGATCCTGCTCGGGTCGGCCGCCGCCGTCATCCGCTTCACCATCATGGCGCTGGAGCCGGGGGTCGGGGTCACGGTCGTGCTGCAGACCATGCACAGCCTGTCCTTCGCGGCCACCCATATCGGCACCATGGCGGCCCTTGCAGCGCTCGCCCCCGTGCGGGCAAGGGGACGGGCGCAGGGAGTCTTCGGCTCCCTGACGGCTCTTGCCATCGCGGCCTCCACGATCGTCAGCGGCATGATCTACAGCGAGGCTGGCGCCGGAGTCTTTGCCGCGATGGCCCCCTTGGGAGCCATCGGGTTCGTTCTGATGCTGGTGGTCGTCCGCCTGCAGAAATATCAGCCCCAGAGAGCCGGCTCCGGCGGATAG
- a CDS encoding c-type cytochrome produces the protein MKSTIFVASLLALGVTAAIAQSDVVEQRQGLMKEMAAQTRPIGGMMRGQEPFDLAKVQASLKVLAENPKKFVALFPENSKDAPKSEALPSVWENKAKFESYGTKMSQDAQTALASIKDEASFKAEMPKVLQNCGTCHNEFRKKSS, from the coding sequence ATGAAGTCTACTATTTTCGTCGCCAGCCTTCTGGCGCTCGGAGTGACGGCCGCCATTGCGCAAAGCGACGTGGTCGAGCAGCGCCAGGGTCTCATGAAGGAAATGGCCGCCCAGACCCGGCCCATCGGCGGCATGATGCGCGGCCAGGAGCCTTTCGATCTCGCCAAAGTTCAGGCCAGCCTGAAGGTGCTCGCGGAGAACCCGAAGAAGTTCGTGGCCCTGTTCCCCGAGAACTCGAAGGACGCGCCCAAGTCCGAAGCGCTGCCGTCCGTCTGGGAGAACAAGGCCAAGTTCGAGTCCTACGGCACCAAGATGAGCCAGGATGCCCAGACCGCCCTGGCGTCGATCAAGGACGAGGCCTCCTTCAAGGCGGAGATGCCGAAGGTTCTGCAGAACTGTGGCACCTGCCACAACGAGTTCCGCAAGAAGAGCTCGTAG
- a CDS encoding DMT family transporter, translated as MKTPSPVKPLLGISLKVTSAVVFTMMSATLKTLAARYPVGEIVFFRSAFALLPLMLWLGWQGDLINAVRTRNVVGHFKRGFIGTGAMYLGFAALSYLPLHDAIAIGYASPLIAVILAALLLKETVRAYRWTAVGIGFVGVLIMLSPYLKVGTFGGDLNAGPTLGAMLAFTGAFCSAGAMIQVRRLTETEKTGAIVFYFFIMASGLSLCTLALGWRMPDSTDLALFVLIGILGGVGQILVTQSYRYADTSVIAPFEYTTMIWALLFGWFMFGDLPTLTVLVGAAIVAATGLFIVWREHRLGLLRTRALQVAPQRPGV; from the coding sequence GTGAAAACCCCTTCTCCCGTGAAACCTCTCCTGGGGATCTCCCTCAAAGTCACCTCCGCCGTCGTCTTCACGATGATGTCGGCGACCCTCAAGACGCTCGCCGCGCGCTATCCTGTCGGGGAGATCGTCTTCTTCCGCTCGGCCTTCGCCCTGCTCCCGCTGATGTTGTGGCTGGGTTGGCAGGGAGACCTCATCAACGCGGTGCGGACGAGGAACGTGGTCGGTCACTTCAAGCGCGGGTTCATCGGCACGGGCGCCATGTATCTCGGCTTCGCCGCCCTTTCCTACCTGCCGCTGCATGACGCCATCGCGATCGGCTACGCGTCTCCCCTCATCGCGGTGATCCTGGCGGCGCTCCTCCTGAAGGAGACGGTGCGGGCCTATCGATGGACGGCGGTCGGCATCGGGTTCGTCGGCGTGCTGATCATGCTGTCGCCCTATCTGAAGGTCGGGACCTTCGGCGGGGATCTGAACGCCGGCCCCACGCTCGGCGCGATGCTGGCCTTCACGGGCGCTTTCTGCTCGGCCGGCGCCATGATCCAGGTCCGGCGCCTGACCGAGACCGAGAAGACCGGCGCCATCGTGTTCTACTTCTTCATCATGGCGTCCGGGCTGTCGCTCTGCACCCTGGCGCTGGGCTGGCGCATGCCGGATTCCACGGACCTCGCCCTGTTCGTCCTCATCGGCATCCTGGGCGGCGTCGGCCAGATCCTGGTCACGCAATCCTACCGATATGCGGACACCTCGGTGATCGCGCCGTTCGAGTACACCACCATGATCTGGGCGCTCCTGTTCGGCTGGTTCATGTTCGGGGATCTGCCCACCCTGACCGTGCTGGTCGGCGCCGCCATCGTGGCCGCCACGGGCCTCTTCATCGTCTGGCGCGAGCACCGGCTCGGGCTCCTGCGAACCAGGGCCCTGCAGGTCGCTCCCCAGAGGCCCGGGGTCTGA
- the puuE gene encoding allantoinase PuuE: protein MPDTSYPRDLVGYGRNPPHPGWPNGARICVQFVINYEEGGENSILHGDRASEAFLSEIVGAQPWLGQRHMSMESIYEYGSRAGFWRLWRMFTERGLQVTVYGVATALMRNPEAVAAMKDANWEIASHGLKWIDYRDFSAEEERAHLKEAIRIHTEVTGERPLGWYTGRTSEHTNRLVAEEGGFLYSADSYADELPYWEQHGDRSQLIVPYTLDANDMRFATPQGFNAGDQFFAYLKDSFDTLYAEGETAPKMMSVGLHCRLVGRPGRAAALARFLDYVASHEKVWVARRVDIARHWIRNHRPADVKPSRMSRVVFVELFGDIFEHSPWIAERAYDAGLTTGQDTAEGLHAAMVLVLSAATHEQKQALINAHPDLAGRLKLADLTADSRSEQSSAGLDSLTAAERDRFLALNDAYRQKFGFPFIMAVKGRSKDEILAAFEERLDHETDVEFDTAIAQIELIGLLRLKDRLPSLADVFSTLA, encoded by the coding sequence TTGCCTGACACCTCCTATCCGCGCGACCTCGTCGGCTACGGCCGAAACCCGCCCCATCCCGGCTGGCCCAACGGAGCCCGGATCTGCGTCCAGTTCGTGATCAACTACGAGGAGGGCGGAGAGAACAGCATCCTGCACGGCGACCGCGCCTCCGAGGCGTTCCTGTCGGAGATCGTGGGCGCTCAACCCTGGCTCGGCCAGCGGCACATGAGCATGGAGTCGATCTACGAATACGGCTCCCGCGCGGGCTTCTGGCGCCTGTGGCGCATGTTCACCGAACGCGGCCTTCAAGTGACCGTCTATGGGGTCGCGACGGCGCTCATGCGCAACCCCGAGGCGGTCGCCGCCATGAAGGACGCGAACTGGGAGATCGCCAGCCACGGGCTGAAATGGATCGACTACCGGGACTTCTCGGCCGAGGAGGAGCGGGCGCACCTCAAGGAGGCGATCCGCATCCACACCGAGGTGACGGGCGAGCGCCCCCTCGGCTGGTACACGGGCCGCACCTCGGAGCACACCAACCGTCTGGTGGCCGAGGAGGGCGGGTTCCTCTACAGCGCCGATTCCTACGCGGACGAGCTGCCCTACTGGGAGCAGCACGGCGACCGGTCCCAGCTGATCGTGCCCTATACGCTCGACGCCAACGACATGCGCTTCGCCACCCCGCAGGGCTTCAACGCGGGCGACCAGTTCTTCGCCTATCTGAAGGACAGCTTCGACACGCTCTATGCGGAAGGCGAAACCGCGCCGAAGATGATGTCGGTGGGCCTCCATTGCCGGCTCGTGGGCCGTCCGGGCCGGGCCGCGGCGCTCGCCCGCTTCCTGGACTACGTGGCGTCCCACGAGAAGGTCTGGGTGGCGCGGCGCGTCGACATCGCGCGCCACTGGATCCGGAATCACCGCCCGGCGGACGTGAAGCCCAGCCGCATGAGCCGGGTGGTGTTCGTCGAGCTCTTCGGCGACATCTTCGAGCATTCGCCCTGGATCGCCGAGCGCGCCTACGATGCCGGACTGACCACCGGGCAGGACACCGCGGAAGGCCTTCATGCCGCCATGGTGCTGGTCCTCTCGGCGGCGACGCACGAGCAGAAGCAGGCGCTGATCAACGCCCATCCGGACCTCGCCGGGCGCCTGAAGCTCGCCGACCTCACGGCTGATTCCCGCAGTGAACAATCCTCCGCCGGCCTCGACAGCCTGACCGCGGCGGAGCGCGATCGCTTCCTGGCGCTGAACGACGCCTACCGGCAGAAATTCGGCTTCCCCTTCATCATGGCCGTGAAGGGACGCTCGAAGGACGAGATCCTCGCCGCCTTCGAGGAGCGGCTCGATCACGAGACCGATGTCGAGTTCGACACCGCCATCGCGCAGATCGAGCTGATCGGCCTGCTCCGGCTCAAGGATCGCCTGCCGTCGCTCGCCGACGTGTTCTCGACCTTGGCCTGA
- a CDS encoding UDP-2,3-diacylglucosamine diphosphatase encodes MAQDVNALRVRTLFLSDLHLGTKGCQADALLEFLKTYDADTIYLVGDIVDGWKLKSGWYWPQAHNDVVQKLLRKVRKGARLVYLPGNHDEFLRDYIGVNLGGIELADYAVHEAADGKRYLVIHGDQFDLVVRHARWLALLGDGAYSAALFVNTYLNMVRRRLGLTYWSLSSWAKLRVKNAVNFISRFEELLAAEAHRQQADGVICGHIHHATMHDQFGVAYVNTGDWVESCTAVVEHYDGSFQLIRWTEVQLEVTRVEGLAAPVISEKAA; translated from the coding sequence ATGGCTCAGGATGTGAATGCTCTGCGCGTACGGACGTTGTTCCTGTCCGACCTCCATCTCGGCACGAAGGGGTGCCAGGCGGACGCCCTGCTGGAGTTTCTCAAGACCTACGACGCCGACACGATCTATCTCGTCGGCGACATCGTCGACGGCTGGAAGCTGAAATCCGGCTGGTACTGGCCGCAGGCCCATAACGACGTGGTCCAGAAGCTCCTGCGCAAGGTCCGGAAAGGGGCGCGCCTCGTCTACCTTCCGGGCAACCACGACGAGTTCCTGCGTGACTATATCGGGGTCAATCTGGGCGGGATCGAGCTGGCCGATTACGCGGTGCACGAAGCTGCCGACGGCAAGCGCTACCTCGTAATCCATGGCGACCAGTTCGATCTCGTCGTCAGGCATGCCCGCTGGCTGGCCCTCCTCGGAGACGGAGCCTATTCGGCGGCGCTCTTCGTCAACACGTATCTCAATATGGTCCGGCGGCGCCTCGGGCTGACCTACTGGTCGCTGTCGTCCTGGGCCAAGCTGCGGGTCAAGAACGCGGTGAACTTCATCAGCCGGTTCGAGGAGCTTCTCGCCGCAGAGGCCCACCGGCAGCAGGCCGACGGCGTGATCTGCGGGCATATCCACCATGCCACCATGCATGATCAGTTCGGGGTCGCCTACGTGAACACGGGCGACTGGGTCGAGTCCTGCACGGCGGTGGTCGAGCATTACGATGGCTCGTTCCAGCTCATTCGATGGACGGAGGTCCAGCTGGAGGTGACCCGAGTAGAGGGCCTTGCCGCCCCGGTCATCAGCGAGAAGGCCGCCTGA
- a CDS encoding helix-turn-helix domain-containing protein, with translation MGVEGKERSRDLETGAQVLSGNMGKTIQRLRKAYNLSLSELAEQSGVAKSIISQIERNETNPTLATIWRLSQALDVSIERVLASGDEEPFIEKSSKADTPILVSEDGKMRLAIIGWLKTIEWLQWYDVQSEPGGVLDSDSHQRGSVECLSVLEGEFEVEVGGAIQQAKAGESLRYRCDRPHSVRCIGDAPGRATMVCILKAAVMD, from the coding sequence ATGGGCGTCGAGGGCAAAGAGCGGAGCCGGGACCTGGAGACGGGCGCACAGGTTCTGTCCGGCAACATGGGCAAGACGATCCAGCGCCTGCGCAAGGCCTACAACCTGTCCCTGTCGGAACTCGCCGAGCAATCCGGCGTGGCGAAGTCGATCATCAGTCAGATCGAGCGCAACGAGACCAACCCGACGCTCGCCACCATCTGGCGGCTGAGCCAGGCCCTCGACGTGTCGATCGAGCGGGTTCTCGCCTCCGGGGACGAGGAGCCCTTCATCGAGAAGTCCTCCAAGGCCGACACCCCGATCCTCGTGTCCGAGGACGGCAAGATGCGCCTGGCCATCATCGGCTGGCTCAAGACCATCGAGTGGCTGCAATGGTACGACGTGCAGTCCGAGCCCGGCGGCGTGCTCGATTCCGACAGCCACCAGCGCGGCTCGGTGGAATGCCTGTCGGTCCTGGAGGGCGAGTTCGAGGTCGAGGTCGGGGGCGCGATCCAGCAGGCGAAGGCCGGCGAAAGCCTGCGCTATCGTTGCGACCGTCCCCATTCGGTGCGCTGCATCGGCGACGCGCCGGGCCGGGCCACCATGGTGTGCATCCTGAAGGCCGCCGTGATGGATTGA
- a CDS encoding CBU_0592 family membrane protein: MNGPDIVGLVGVAAYLSAYGLLQLGALRVEDNRYALLNALGALLILYSLLFDFNLASFVTQTAWLILTAIGFARSHIKRSRAVQS, from the coding sequence ATGAATGGACCTGACATCGTCGGGCTGGTTGGCGTTGCAGCCTACCTGTCGGCCTACGGGTTGCTGCAACTCGGCGCCCTGAGGGTCGAGGACAACCGCTATGCGCTTCTCAATGCCCTGGGAGCGCTGCTGATCCTCTACTCCCTGCTGTTCGACTTCAATCTGGCGTCCTTCGTAACCCAGACGGCATGGCTGATCCTCACGGCGATCGGCTTCGCGAGGTCTCACATCAAGCGCTCTCGGGCCGTCCAGTCCTGA
- a CDS encoding urate hydroxylase PuuD → MIDPQISEWISQLIRWVHVITAIAWIGSSFYFIHLDLSLKKRDGLPEGVGGEAWQVHGGGFYNMRKYLVAPPELPRELTWFKWESYSTWISGFFLIVWVYYLHADLYTIDPAIRALEAWQAPAIGIGGIALSWFVYEGLCRSPLGKNGVVLGVALFAYILAAAFAFTQVFNGRAAFLHTGAMIATWMSASVFFIIIPNQKKVVATLLAGGTPDPKLGKEAKLRSTHNNYLTLPVIFLMLSNHYPLAWSSRYAVAIIGLIVIAGAVIRHYFNSQHAGKGSPWWTWAVAALCVWAAIWLSIIGKPGNANLAAAPADATPATVTAAFDEAVLTIQSRCSMCHAAEPVWDGIRIAPKGVRLDTPEEIARHAEIIRVQSVLTHAMPPNNVTEMTLDERKAVAAWLAARDTATR, encoded by the coding sequence ATGATCGACCCGCAAATCTCCGAATGGATCAGCCAGCTCATCCGCTGGGTCCATGTGATCACGGCCATCGCCTGGATCGGCTCGTCCTTCTATTTCATCCATCTGGACCTCAGCCTCAAGAAGCGCGATGGGCTGCCTGAGGGCGTCGGCGGCGAGGCATGGCAGGTCCATGGCGGCGGGTTCTACAACATGCGCAAATATCTCGTTGCGCCGCCCGAACTGCCCAGGGAGCTGACCTGGTTCAAATGGGAGAGCTATTCCACCTGGATCAGCGGCTTCTTCCTCATCGTGTGGGTGTATTATCTGCACGCGGATCTCTACACCATCGACCCGGCCATTCGCGCCCTCGAGGCCTGGCAGGCGCCGGCCATCGGGATCGGCGGCATCGCCCTGAGCTGGTTCGTCTACGAGGGGCTCTGCCGCTCGCCCCTCGGCAAGAACGGCGTCGTCCTGGGCGTCGCGCTCTTCGCCTACATCCTGGCGGCGGCCTTCGCCTTCACGCAGGTGTTCAACGGCCGCGCCGCGTTTCTCCACACGGGCGCGATGATCGCCACCTGGATGTCCGCGAGCGTCTTCTTCATCATCATCCCGAACCAGAAGAAGGTGGTGGCGACCCTGCTCGCCGGCGGCACGCCCGACCCGAAGCTCGGCAAGGAAGCCAAGCTGCGTTCGACGCACAACAACTATCTGACGCTGCCCGTCATCTTCCTGATGCTGTCGAACCACTACCCGCTCGCCTGGTCGTCGCGCTACGCGGTCGCCATCATCGGGCTGATCGTGATCGCCGGAGCGGTCATCCGGCATTACTTCAACTCGCAGCATGCGGGCAAGGGCTCGCCGTGGTGGACCTGGGCGGTGGCGGCTCTCTGCGTCTGGGCGGCGATCTGGCTGTCGATCATCGGCAAGCCCGGGAACGCCAACCTGGCGGCCGCTCCCGCGGATGCGACACCCGCGACCGTCACGGCCGCCTTCGACGAGGCTGTGCTCACGATCCAGTCGCGCTGCTCCATGTGCCACGCGGCCGAGCCGGTCTGGGACGGGATCAGGATCGCCCCGAAGGGCGTGCGTCTCGATACGCCGGAGGAGATCGCCCGGCATGCGGAGATCATCCGGGTCCAGAGCGTGCTGACCCACGCCATGCCGCCCAACAACGTGACCGAGATGACCCTGGACGAGCGGAAGGCCGTGGCAGCCTGGCTCGCCGCCAGGGACACCGCCACGCGCTGA
- a CDS encoding cytochrome c, which translates to MRKAIVALLVLVLLGAAGFWGLTSPAAYALIRGNGQVSPEAASGPARQPNLDSGRTLFFAGGCTSCHAVPNQDDKLRLGGGYALKSPFGTFHVPNISPHKQDGIGSWTTADFVRAMREGISPDGRHYYPAFPYTSYQRMSPEDLGDLFAFIMTLQPVEGRAPGHELPFPYNIRRGLGLWKLAFLDGQAFRPDPGKSESLNRGAYLVNGPGHCAECHSQRNMAGAIIEERRFAGGPDPEGRGIVPNITPHPTGIGGWTPDDLTTLLTTGETPNFDTVGGPMGAVVANTARLPDGDRRAMAEYLLSLPPRQGFKKPE; encoded by the coding sequence ATGCGCAAGGCGATCGTGGCTCTTCTGGTTCTGGTCCTGCTCGGGGCGGCGGGCTTCTGGGGCCTGACCTCTCCGGCGGCCTACGCCCTCATCCGCGGGAACGGTCAGGTCTCTCCCGAAGCGGCGTCGGGGCCGGCCCGCCAGCCGAATCTCGATAGCGGCCGCACCCTGTTCTTCGCGGGAGGTTGCACCTCCTGCCACGCGGTCCCCAACCAGGACGACAAGCTGCGGCTCGGCGGCGGCTATGCCCTGAAGTCGCCCTTCGGCACCTTCCACGTTCCCAACATCTCGCCCCATAAGCAGGACGGCATCGGCTCCTGGACCACGGCGGACTTCGTCCGTGCCATGCGGGAGGGCATCTCGCCCGACGGCCGCCACTACTATCCGGCCTTTCCCTATACGAGCTATCAGCGCATGAGCCCCGAGGATCTCGGCGATCTCTTCGCGTTCATCATGACGCTTCAGCCGGTCGAAGGGCGCGCTCCCGGTCACGAGCTGCCATTCCCCTACAACATTCGCCGCGGTCTCGGTCTGTGGAAGCTCGCCTTCCTGGACGGGCAGGCCTTCCGGCCGGATCCTGGCAAGTCCGAGAGCCTGAACCGGGGCGCCTATCTGGTGAACGGGCCGGGCCACTGCGCCGAGTGCCACAGCCAACGCAACATGGCGGGAGCCATCATCGAGGAAAGGCGCTTCGCCGGCGGTCCCGATCCCGAGGGACGGGGCATCGTTCCCAACATCACCCCGCATCCGACCGGCATCGGCGGCTGGACGCCGGACGACCTCACGACCCTGCTGACCACCGGCGAGACGCCGAATTTCGATACGGTCGGCGGGCCGATGGGCGCCGTGGTGGCCAACACGGCCCGGCTCCCCGACGGGGACCGGCGGGCCATGGCCGAATACCTGCTGTCGCTGCCGCCGAGGCAGGGTTTCAAGAAGCCGGAGTAA
- the uraH gene encoding hydroxyisourate hydrolase, whose amino-acid sequence MGRLSTHVLDTANGKPARGVAIELFALEGAQRRSVVRTTTNADGRTDAPLLIGEAFRTGTYEIVFAIGAYFKALGTATADPPFLDVVPIRFTIAEPDGHYHVPLLVSPWSYSTYRGS is encoded by the coding sequence ATGGGACGCCTGTCCACACACGTTCTGGATACCGCCAACGGCAAGCCCGCCAGGGGCGTCGCCATCGAGCTCTTCGCCCTCGAAGGGGCTCAACGCCGCTCGGTCGTTCGCACGACCACCAATGCGGATGGGCGCACGGATGCGCCGTTGCTGATCGGCGAGGCATTTCGCACCGGGACCTATGAGATCGTTTTCGCCATCGGGGCGTATTTCAAAGCCCTGGGCACCGCCACGGCCGATCCGCCGTTCCTGGACGTCGTGCCGATCCGCTTCACCATTGCGGAGCCCGACGGGCATTATCACGTCCCGTTGCTCGTCTCGCCCTGGAGCTATTCCACCTATCGAGGAAGCTGA
- the lysM gene encoding peptidoglycan-binding protein LysM — MGLFKFIKEAGAKIFGGSAAAATPEKLQQEVQGHGFDATKLGIQVEGDKVKLSGQATNQEEAEKIILSLGNTYGVAEVDTSELQVQQPAAVSTMYTVQKGDTLWEIAEKHYGKGKGAKYTEIVKANSPPVKDPDMIQPGWVLRIPPLA, encoded by the coding sequence ATGGGTCTGTTCAAGTTCATCAAGGAGGCCGGGGCCAAGATCTTCGGCGGCAGCGCGGCCGCGGCCACGCCGGAGAAGCTGCAGCAGGAGGTCCAGGGCCATGGGTTCGACGCGACCAAGCTCGGCATCCAGGTCGAAGGCGACAAGGTGAAGCTCTCGGGCCAGGCCACCAATCAGGAAGAGGCCGAGAAGATCATCCTGTCCCTCGGCAACACCTACGGGGTGGCCGAGGTCGACACGAGCGAGCTTCAGGTGCAGCAGCCCGCCGCGGTCTCGACCATGTACACGGTCCAGAAGGGCGACACCCTCTGGGAGATCGCCGAGAAGCATTACGGCAAGGGCAAGGGCGCGAAATACACCGAGATCGTCAAGGCGAACTCCCCGCCGGTCAAGGATCCGGACATGATCCAGCCAGGCTGGGTGCTGCGGATTCCGCCGCTCGCCTGA
- a CDS encoding rhodanese-like domain-containing protein: MSEAPKVIDLDREAVKQGLQEGSFVLVDVREPHEFAAGHIPGAVSHPLSSFDPSALPEGKRIVFSCAAGVRSVRAIEFAQAAGRDIREHYRGGFKDWAASGEPVE; this comes from the coding sequence ATGAGTGAAGCGCCCAAAGTCATCGATCTCGACCGCGAGGCCGTCAAGCAGGGCCTGCAGGAGGGCTCGTTCGTGCTCGTCGACGTGCGCGAGCCGCACGAATTCGCCGCCGGCCACATTCCCGGCGCGGTCTCTCATCCGCTCTCGTCCTTCGATCCGTCCGCGCTGCCAGAGGGCAAGCGAATCGTGTTCTCGTGCGCGGCCGGAGTCCGGTCCGTGAGGGCGATCGAATTCGCCCAGGCCGCCGGCCGCGACATCCGCGAGCACTACCGGGGCGGGTTCAAGGACTGGGCGGCCTCCGGCGAGCCTGTGGAATAG